In Sphingomonas sp. SUN019, the genomic window GACGCAAGGCATGAGTGCCAGCGTCAGTGCGCGGTCGGCGTTGCGGGCCGCCACATCCGATCATCACGAACGGGTCGACGCGGCGTTTTCCAGCGCGAACCTGGCCGACCGCGATCACTACGGGTGCTTCCTGATGGCGCAGGCCGCGGCGCATCTGCCGGTGGAGGAGGCGCTGGCCAAGGGCGGCATCGCGGGGATTCTGCCCGATTGGGCAGCGCGCGAGCGGGGGGCATTATTGCGCGCCGATCTGGCTGCGCTGGGGCGGACCTCACCTGAATCCGATGCAACGTTGGCGTTCGACGACCCAGCGGCGATGCTGGGCGCGGTCTATGTGCTGGAAGGGTCGCGGCTGGGCGGTGCGCTGTTGAAGCGATCGGTGCCCGCGGATTTCCCGACGGCGTTTCTGGGCGCAAGCGATTCGGCGGCGTGGCGGCGGCTGATGGCTGTGCTGGACGAGCGGCTGGACACCGACGCCGCGCGACTGATCGCGATCAACGCGGCAGCGCAGGTTTTCACGTTATTCGAGCGCAAGGCGCGACAATTCCTGAAGGTGACATAAGCTTGGCAAACGACTTCGGGCCGGTCGACCTGACCAATTGCGATCGCGAACCGATCCATATCCTGGGCGCGATCCAGCCGATCGGATTCCTGCTGGCGCTGACCGCGGACTGGATGATCGCCCGCGCGTCGGCAAACGTCGCCACGTTCGTCGGCAAGACGCCCGACGAGCTGATCGGCGCACCGATCGGCGAGGTCTTCGCCGGGTCGGCGATCCACGACTTGCGAAACCGGGCGGCGATGCTGCGCGGGGCGGATGCGATCGAGCGGCTGTTCGATTGCGTGTTGATTGCGGGCGGAACGCCGTTCGACGTCGCGATCCACCTTTCGGGCGGGCAAGTGGTGATCGAGGCCGAACCGTCGTCGGGCGAACATGGCGACGCGACCGGCATGGTGCGGTCGATGATCACCCGGCTGGACCAATGCGAGGACATGCCGACGTTTTTCCGCGAAGGCGCACGACAGGTGCGCGCGCTGATCGGGTTCGATCGCGTGATGGTCTATCGCTTCGCCGCCGACGGATCGGGCGAAGTCGTGGCCGAAGCCGCCAAGCCCGGCATCGGCAAGTTCATGGGGCTGCGCTATCCCGCCAGCGACATTCCGGTACAGGCGCGCGAACTGTACAAGCGCAACCTGCTGCGAATCATCGCCGACGTGAACGCCGTACCGGTGCCGATCGTCCCCGCGCGCAACGAGGCGGGCCAGCCGCTGGACCTTTCATTGTCGCTGCTGCGGGCGGTATCGCCCATTCACATCGAATATCTGAAGAACATGGGCGTCGGCGCGTCGCTGTCGATCTCGATCCTGGTCGAGGGGAAATTGTGGGGGCTGTTCGCCTGCCACCATTATTCGGCGCATTGCCCGAGCTTCGAACGGCGATCGGTGAGCGAATTGTTCGCGCAGATGTTCGCGATGCGGCTGGAAAGCCGTGAACGGCAGGCGACGGTCGAATTCGAACGGCGCGCGCGCGATATCTCGGATCAGTTGCTGGGTGCGGTCGCGTCGGACGAGACGCTGCTGAAGGATCCGGACTGGCTGGGCGACATCCTGACGCACGCGATCGCGGCCGACGGCGTCGGCGTGTGGATCGCGGGCAATTACGCCTTTTCGGGTGTGACGCCACCGACCGAAGATTTCCGCCGCATCATCCGCGCGCTGAATGGCACCGCGGCGGGCAAGGTCTATGCGACCGACAATATCGCATCGATCGTGCCGGGGGCTGAGAGTTTCGCGGAGTCCGCCGCAGGGATGCTGGCGATCCCGATTTCGCGCTCCCCGCGCGATTACGTCGTGCTGTTCCGGTCCGAATTGGTCCGGTCGGTGCGCTGGGCGGGCGATCCGCACAAGCCGGTCGATTATGGCCCGAATGGCCCGCGGCTGACCCCGCGCGAAAGCTTCGCCGAATGGAAGGAACTGGTGCAGGGCCGATCGCTGCCGTTCACCGCGTCCGAACTACGCGTCGCCGAAACGTTGCGCGCGACGCTGATCGAGGTCGTGTTGCGGCTGGCGGACGAGGCGTCGGCCGAGCGCCAGCAGGCGAGCGCACGGCAGGAATTGCTGATCGCCGAGTTGAACCACCGCGTGCGCAACATCCTGGGCGTAATCCGCGGGCTGATCCGCCAGTCGCAGCCGAGCGAGCCGGCAGTGAAAGATTTCGTCAAGGTCGTCGACGGGCGCATCCATTCGCTGGCGCGCGCGCACAACCAGATTACCGACGATCACTGGGGGCCGGCCCCGATGCAGGCGCTGATCGACGCCGAAGCCGCGGCATTCGTCGACGAGCGCGAGCGCGTGGTGTCCGAAGGCGTGCCGGTGATGCTGAACCCACAAGCCTATTCGACGATGGCGCTGGTGGTGCACGAACTGGTCACCAATTCGACCAAATACGGCAGCCTGTCGGTGCCCGGCGGGCATGTGAAGATCAGCTGGGAACGCAATCCGGCGGGCGATCTGGTGCTGACATGGTGCGAACATGGCGGCCCGCCGGTGAAGGCGCCGACGCGCAAGGGATTCGGCACGACGATCATCGACCGGTCAGTGCCCTATGATCTCGGCGGATCGGCGAACGTCGAGTACAATCCAGACGGCGTCGAGGCGCAATTCCGCATTCCTGCGCGCCACGTGTCCGAAGCGCGCAATGTCACCGGCCCCGCGATCAAATATCCCCGGCCAGCGAAGGGGCACCCGCAAACGCCGCCGCCGCGGATGCTGGCGGGGCGCGACGTCCTGCTGGTCGAGGACAGCCTGATCATCGCGCTGGATGCGGAGGACATCATTACGCGATTGGGCGCGGAGACGATCGCGACCGCCGCCACGGTGGACGCAGCGCTGGATGCGATCGAAAACCAGCGCCCCACCGTCGCGATGCTCGACATCAACCTAGGCGACCGCAACAGTTTCGCGATCGCGGACCGGCTGATGGACCTGAACGTGCCGTTCCTGTTCGCAACCGGATATGGCGAACAGGCGCAACTGCCGATAGACCACCGCGGGCGTACGGTGGTGCAGAAGCCCTATACGCTGGAAAACGTCGCGCGCGCGATCGAGGAGCTGCTGGGGATGCGGGAAGAGGTTGGATAGCCGATCGCCGCGTCACCCGCTAACGCTGCACTTCCCTTTTCGCGGCCATTCCGCTAGGGAGACTTACTTGTGGTGCCTCGCGCTTGTGGTTGCGCACTGTGCCGCCCCCCAGAGCCCGCCCGCTCAGAGCTGTTGAGATACCCATGTCCTTTGATACTTTGCCCCCCTCGCTCGGCGAGGCGCTGTCCGCGCGTGGCTATACCGATTTCACCCCCGTCCAGTCGGCGGTCATCGCCGACGATGCGCACGGCCGCGACCTGTTGGTGTCGGCGCAGACCGGTTCGGGCAAGACCGTCGCGTTCGGACTGGCGATGGGCGACGAACTGCTGACCGGTGGTGGCGCGCCGCCGCCGGGACTGCCGATGGCGCTGGTGATCGCACCGACGCGCGAACTGGCGTTGCAGGTCGCGAAGGAGCTGGCGTGGCTATACGCGGGCGCAGGCGCGCGGATCGCGACGTGCGTTGGCGGGATGGACGCCAGCCGCGAGCGGCGTTCGCTGAGCCAGGGCACGCATATCGTCGTCGGCACGCCGGGGCGGTTGAAGGATCATCTGGAGCGCGGTGCGCTTGATCTGTCGTCGCTGAGGGTCGCGGTGCTCGATGAGGCCGACGAGATGCTCGACATGGGCTTCCGCGAGGATCTGGAGACGTTGCTCGACGCGACGCCGAAGGAACGGCGCACGATGCTGTTCTCCGCCACGATGCCGCAGCCGATCGTGCGGCTGGCCCGGACGTATCAGCGCGATGCGCTGCGCATTTCGACCGTTGGCGAGGATCGCGGGCATGGCGACATCACCTATCGTGCGGTGACCGTCGCGCCGTCCGACATCGAGCACGCGGTCATCAATTTGCTGCGCTTCTACGAGGCGGAAACCGCGATGCTGTTCTGCGCAACGCGCGACAATGTGCGGCATCTGCACGCGAGTCTCGTCGAGCGTGGCTTCGGCGCGGTGGCGCTGTCGGGCGAGCATAGCCAGAACGAACGCAATGCGGCGTTGCAGGCGTTGCGTGACCGGCGCGCGCGCGTATGCGTGGCGACCGACGTCGCCTCGCGCGGGATCGATCTGCCTAGCCTCTCACTGGTCGTCCATGTCGAGATGCCGCGCGATGCCGAGGTGTTGCAGCATCGTTCGGGCCGTACCGGGCGGGCGGGCAAGAAGGGCACGGCGGTGCTGATCGTCCCCTATCCACGCCGTCGCCGGGTCGAGGGGATGCTGCGCGGGGCGAAGATCGCGGCGGAATGGGCGGGTGTGCCGACTGCGGAAGATATTCGCGCGAAGGACCGCGAACGGTTGCTGGCGACGTTGCTCGCGCCGGTAGAGATCGACGAGGACGACGCCGCGCTGGCCGAGCAGTTGTTAGCGCAGAAGACCCCGCAGGAGATCGCCGCAGCACTGGTCCATGCGCACCGTGCGTCGATGCCTGCGCCGGAGGAGATGATCGACCGGTCGCCTGCGCAGGGCCAGGGTGCAGGCGCGCCGCAGGCCGAGCGCGGCGCGCATCGTCCCGGCTTCGACGACATCGCGTGGTTCCGCATGAACATCGGCCGGCGGCAGAATGCCGATCCGCGCTGGGTGCTGCCGCTAATCTGTCGTCGCGGGCACGTGACCAAAAACGAGATCGGCGCGATCCGCATCGGCCAGACCGAAACGCAGTTCCAGATTCCCCGCGCGATCGCCGCGCGCTTTGCAGCAGCGGTGAAGGCGACCGCCAATGCCGAGGGCGAGGACGAGAATGGCGTGATGATCGAACCGATGCAGGGTGCTCCCGCACCGCTGACCCGCGCCAATGGCGGCGGCGGTGAGCGTCCGCACGCCGGACCGCGCAAAGCCCCCTATCGCGCCAAGCCCACCGGCGCGCCGCGTGGTCCCCGGCCACAGGGTGCCCGTCCGCGGGGATGAACGTCTCGCGCCGCATCCTGGTCGACGCCGACGCCTGCCCGGTCAAGGACGAGATCTACCGCGTGGCGTGGCGGCTGGAGGTGCCGGTCGTCATCGTCGCGAACAGCCATTTCCGCATCCCCGTGCATCCGTTGGTGACGCGGCAGGTGGTGAGCGACGCGTTCGACGCCGCGGACGACTGGATCGCCGAACAGGCCGGGCCGGGAACGATAGTAGTGACCGCGGACATATTGCTCGCCGATCGCTGCCTGAAGGCGGGCGCGATCGTATTGTCTTCGACCGGCCGCGAGTTCACGACGGCGTCGATCGGCGCCGCGATCGCGACGCGCGCTATCATGGCCGATCTGCGCGCTGGCGGGGATCAGCTTGGCGGACCTGCGGCGTTCAGAAAGGCTGACCGGTCCCGGTTCCTGCAGGCGCTGGATACCGCGCTGGTGCGGCTGCGATAGGCCGCCAGCGCCTTATGGCGCTGGCGGCCTATCGCATCAAAGCCCCACGATCCCGCCGTCGTCCTTGGTAATCACGATCGTCGCGGAGCGTGGACGGCTGGTGCCGGCCTGGCCCGATTGCGACGCCGGCCAGCTCGACGTGATGTTCGCCGGGCTGCCGCCTTCACCGGGATGCTGGATGTTGATGAAGAGCGATTTGCCGTCCGGCGTCGAGGTGATGCCGGTGATCTCGCATTCCTTCGGGCCGACCAGGAAGCGCTTCAGCGTCGCGCCCGGTGCCTTGCCGACACGCGCGGTGGCGGTCCCGGTCGCGCCGCCGATCGTGTTGGTGATGGCCTTGGTGCCCCCATCGCCGACGCGGCCGGGTATGGCGGCCAGCATCATGCAGTTGGTGACGTCGGTGTACGCGCCGTCGTCGGTTTGGATCCACATGATCGGCGCGCTTTGCCCGCCGACGTTGCTTGGCAGGCTGAACCACAGGCCGTCGGGTGAGGAGAAATCGTTGCTCGCGTCCAGCCCCGACAGGTTGATGTTGGTCGCATCCAGGTCCGAGCCCGAACCGAAGGCGTACACATCCCAGGTGAAGCTGAGCGCCTCGGTCGTGTCGCCCGCTTCGCGGATGCGGATGATGTGACCGTTGGCGTTGCCGGTCGTCGCGCCGCTGGTGACCTTCGGATCGACATAGGCGCGCGGGTTGGCGGCATCGGTGTTCGCCACCGTACGCGAACTGTTGTTGGTCAGCGTACAATACATCTCGCCGTTCGCCGGATTGACCGCGGTCCATTCCGGACGATCCATCCGCGTCGCGCCCAGCGCATCGCCCGCCAGTCGCGCGTTGATCAGCACGTCGGCCTGGTCCGCAAAGGCATAGGCCGCATTCGCAGCCGTCAGCGGCCCCTGCCCGAAGACCAGCGGGAGCCACGTGCCCGTCCCGTCGGCGGCGAACCTGGCGACGTAGAGCGTGCCGGAATTGAGGTATTTGTCGCCGGTCGCAAGTCGGTCGCTCGCGCTGGCGTCTGCCGCCGACCACGGCGTGGCGGAGACAAACTTGTAGATATATTCGTTCTGCGCGTCGTCGCCCATGTAGAACGCCGGTTTCACGCCCGCGATCGTGCGGCCGGGTTCGCAGCCCTCGTGGTTCATCCGGCCGAGCGCAGTGCGCTTGCGCGGCGTAGAGGCGGGGTCATAGGGATCGATCTCCACCACCCAGCCGAACTGGAACGGCTCGTTGCGGAAATCGGCGGTACCGTCGGCGGCGAGCGTCGCGTCGGCGGTGGCGTTCCAGCGGCGGAAGGTCGTGTCGCCCGCGGTCGTCGCAACCGCGGTCGACCAGCCGTAATTGCCGGTGCGCGCCTCGGGGATGCCATATCGCGCCAGGCTGACGTTCTGCTTTGCGTTGCCCGCAGCGGTGCGGACCGCGGCGTCGCCCACGTCGCGGCGGAAATAGCCCGCCCAATTCTCCTCGTTGGTCGCATAGGTGCGCCACGGGAGGTAGCCGTTCGCACAGTTATTGATCGTGCCGCGGCCCGCGGTCGCGTCCGCCGAATAGGCCGTGCGCAGTCCCGCGGCTCCACGCACCGGGCCGCTGAACGCCATCACCGTATTCGGCGTGACGCGGCGGTTGAGCGCCGAGGTCTGGTTGTAGGTCCAGCCGCCCGAGCCGCGCGTGACCTCGATCACCGAAACGCCGTGGCATTCGATCTCCTTCAACGCCTCCGCCGCGGGACGCACGCCCGCAGTCGGCCCGTTGGCGTGGAGATACCCTTGTGTGATGTTCTCGTGGTTGAGCACTAGCACGCCGCGGCTGTTGTTCGAATCGGGCGTATTGCCGCTGGCGGCGAGGCCGAAGAAACTCATTCCGTCATGGTGATCGCCCGCCCGCTTAAAGAAAGTGTCGTCGCGGCCGTCGTTGGCGTACGCGCTGACGCCTGCGGCGATCGGATCGCCGAGGCGATACAGGACGGTCACCGAATAGCCCGCGGGCACCGTGACGATGTCGTTGCGGTTCTTCGCCACTGCCGCGAAATCGAGCGTCGCGGGCGCGATCGTCACCGTCGTATCGGCAAACTGGCTCGGGCCGTCAGGACTGGTGCCGGTGAAGCGGAACACGAAAGCGGTGCTCGCTGCCACGGCGGGTGCAGTGAAGCTGGCGTTAGCGGTGTTGGCGTTTGCCAGGGTCACCGCCGGGCCGCTGACCTGCGTCCAGCCGACCGTCGTGGCGTTCGTGCTGGCGATGCCCGTCAGCGTCACGGTCTTGCCCGCGGTGGTGTTTAGCGTCTGCCCGGCCGACACCGTGACCGCCTGCGGCCCCTGCCCGTCGTCGCCGCAACCCGCCAGCAGCACGCCGCCAAACGCCGCGGTCGTCATCGCGGTCAACCCGCCCATCAGCGTTTGGCGGCGCGAATAACGCGACGAGATCATGTCGTTCAGGTGCGGATTGCTGCTTCGGTTGGTGTCGATATCGCCATCGTCATAGCTGAGCGTCGCGTCGAGAATCGTCATATTGCCCCCCGGTATCCGGTCCGTCGTTGGGCAAGCTGTGGCGGGTGCGCGTGACGCCTGCGTTGCGTGCGCGTGGCAGTCCGATGGCAGTGACGTGACGGTTCGGAGACTCGTGACTTCGGTTGACCTTTGCGCACAATCCGCTAATGACCCGCGCTTGTTCGCCCGCCCTTGGGTTGGCGAACGCCGTCCGAGACAGTGGGTGCGCCGGGTTTGCCGTCGCTTAATTTCCCGCCGAGACGGGGACAGGATTTCGCGCGCTCGTTTCGACGGGCGTCCGTTCGCCGATTCGTATCGGCAAGCCATTCCCCATCGCTGGACACCCGGAGGCACGGTTTCGTGCGTCCGGTTTGTAACCGGGATCGCCGCCCCGCGGTGATCTCAAAACGTGGAGAATGGCATGGATCGTGCGCAGAAGACCGCGGCCGTCGCCGAGCTGAATCGTAACTTTGCCGAAGTTGGCGTGGTGGTCGTCACCCGCAACCTCGGCCTGACCGTCGCACAGTCCACTGTGCTGCGGAACAAGATGCGTGACGCCGGCGCCAGCTACAAGGTCTCGAAGAACAAGCTTGCCAGGATCGCGCTCGACGGGACCGACTATGGATCGATCAGCGACATGCTGACCGGCCCGATCGGCCTCGCAACCTCGACCGACCCGGTCGCAGCCGCCAAGGTTGCGGTCGAATTCGCGAAGACGAACGACAAGTTCGAAATCGTGGGTGGGGCGATGGGCGCGACCGCGCTCGACGTGGAGGGCGTGAAGGCGCTCGCCACTCTGCCGTCGCTGGACGAACTGCGTGCCAAGATCGTCGGTCTCCTCGTGGCGCCCGCCACGAAGATCGCCACGATCACGCAGGCCCCCGCGGCGCAACTCGCGCGCGTGCTTTCGGCCTATGCCGAGAAGGAAGCAGCCTGATTGCAGCTTGTCCCTAGGGACAACCGCATTTGAACTTATCGATACGAATGGAGAATACACATGGCAGACCTAAACGCGCTGGTTGACAGCCTGAGCGCACTGACCGTCCTCGAAGCCGCCGAGCTGTCGAAGATGCTCGAAGAGAAGTGGGGCGTTTCGGCCGCAGCAGCGGTTGCAGCACCTGCGGCTGGCGGCGGCGGCGCAGCCGCTCCGGCAGCTGAAGAGCAGACCGAGTTCGACGTGATCCTGACCGGCGACGGCGGCAAGAAGATCAACGTCATCAAGGAAGTCCGTGCGATCACCGCGCTCGGCCTGACCGAAGCCAAGACGCTGGTCGAATCGGCTCCCAAGGCCGTCAAGGAAGGCGTCAACAAGGAAGAGGCCGAGAAGATCAAGGCGCAGCTGGAAGCCGCCGGCGCAACCGTCGAGATCAAGTAAGCCGCAGCGGGCACGCGGGCTGGCAACGCCAGTCCGCGAGACCCGCAAGGCCGGCCGGCGCAGGCGAAAGCCCGCGACCGACGTGATC contains:
- a CDS encoding DEAD/DEAH box helicase, coding for MSFDTLPPSLGEALSARGYTDFTPVQSAVIADDAHGRDLLVSAQTGSGKTVAFGLAMGDELLTGGGAPPPGLPMALVIAPTRELALQVAKELAWLYAGAGARIATCVGGMDASRERRSLSQGTHIVVGTPGRLKDHLERGALDLSSLRVAVLDEADEMLDMGFREDLETLLDATPKERRTMLFSATMPQPIVRLARTYQRDALRISTVGEDRGHGDITYRAVTVAPSDIEHAVINLLRFYEAETAMLFCATRDNVRHLHASLVERGFGAVALSGEHSQNERNAALQALRDRRARVCVATDVASRGIDLPSLSLVVHVEMPRDAEVLQHRSGRTGRAGKKGTAVLIVPYPRRRRVEGMLRGAKIAAEWAGVPTAEDIRAKDRERLLATLLAPVEIDEDDAALAEQLLAQKTPQEIAAALVHAHRASMPAPEEMIDRSPAQGQGAGAPQAERGAHRPGFDDIAWFRMNIGRRQNADPRWVLPLICRRGHVTKNEIGAIRIGQTETQFQIPRAIAARFAAAVKATANAEGEDENGVMIEPMQGAPAPLTRANGGGGERPHAGPRKAPYRAKPTGAPRGPRPQGARPRG
- a CDS encoding HWE histidine kinase domain-containing protein; the protein is MANDFGPVDLTNCDREPIHILGAIQPIGFLLALTADWMIARASANVATFVGKTPDELIGAPIGEVFAGSAIHDLRNRAAMLRGADAIERLFDCVLIAGGTPFDVAIHLSGGQVVIEAEPSSGEHGDATGMVRSMITRLDQCEDMPTFFREGARQVRALIGFDRVMVYRFAADGSGEVVAEAAKPGIGKFMGLRYPASDIPVQARELYKRNLLRIIADVNAVPVPIVPARNEAGQPLDLSLSLLRAVSPIHIEYLKNMGVGASLSISILVEGKLWGLFACHHYSAHCPSFERRSVSELFAQMFAMRLESRERQATVEFERRARDISDQLLGAVASDETLLKDPDWLGDILTHAIAADGVGVWIAGNYAFSGVTPPTEDFRRIIRALNGTAAGKVYATDNIASIVPGAESFAESAAGMLAIPISRSPRDYVVLFRSELVRSVRWAGDPHKPVDYGPNGPRLTPRESFAEWKELVQGRSLPFTASELRVAETLRATLIEVVLRLADEASAERQQASARQELLIAELNHRVRNILGVIRGLIRQSQPSEPAVKDFVKVVDGRIHSLARAHNQITDDHWGPAPMQALIDAEAAAFVDERERVVSEGVPVMLNPQAYSTMALVVHELVTNSTKYGSLSVPGGHVKISWERNPAGDLVLTWCEHGGPPVKAPTRKGFGTTIIDRSVPYDLGGSANVEYNPDGVEAQFRIPARHVSEARNVTGPAIKYPRPAKGHPQTPPPRMLAGRDVLLVEDSLIIALDAEDIITRLGAETIATAATVDAALDAIENQRPTVAMLDINLGDRNSFAIADRLMDLNVPFLFATGYGEQAQLPIDHRGRTVVQKPYTLENVARAIEELLGMREEVG
- a CDS encoding YaiI/YqxD family protein, coding for MNVSRRILVDADACPVKDEIYRVAWRLEVPVVIVANSHFRIPVHPLVTRQVVSDAFDAADDWIAEQAGPGTIVVTADILLADRCLKAGAIVLSSTGREFTTASIGAAIATRAIMADLRAGGDQLGGPAAFRKADRSRFLQALDTALVRLR
- a CDS encoding PhoX family phosphatase, which encodes MTILDATLSYDDGDIDTNRSSNPHLNDMISSRYSRRQTLMGGLTAMTTAAFGGVLLAGCGDDGQGPQAVTVSAGQTLNTTAGKTVTLTGIASTNATTVGWTQVSGPAVTLANANTANASFTAPAVAASTAFVFRFTGTSPDGPSQFADTTVTIAPATLDFAAVAKNRNDIVTVPAGYSVTVLYRLGDPIAAGVSAYANDGRDDTFFKRAGDHHDGMSFFGLAASGNTPDSNNSRGVLVLNHENITQGYLHANGPTAGVRPAAEALKEIECHGVSVIEVTRGSGGWTYNQTSALNRRVTPNTVMAFSGPVRGAAGLRTAYSADATAGRGTINNCANGYLPWRTYATNEENWAGYFRRDVGDAAVRTAAGNAKQNVSLARYGIPEARTGNYGWSTAVATTAGDTTFRRWNATADATLAADGTADFRNEPFQFGWVVEIDPYDPASTPRKRTALGRMNHEGCEPGRTIAGVKPAFYMGDDAQNEYIYKFVSATPWSAADASASDRLATGDKYLNSGTLYVARFAADGTGTWLPLVFGQGPLTAANAAYAFADQADVLINARLAGDALGATRMDRPEWTAVNPANGEMYCTLTNNSSRTVANTDAANPRAYVDPKVTSGATTGNANGHIIRIREAGDTTEALSFTWDVYAFGSGSDLDATNINLSGLDASNDFSSPDGLWFSLPSNVGGQSAPIMWIQTDDGAYTDVTNCMMLAAIPGRVGDGGTKAITNTIGGATGTATARVGKAPGATLKRFLVGPKECEITGITSTPDGKSLFINIQHPGEGGSPANITSSWPASQSGQAGTSRPRSATIVITKDDGGIVGL
- the rplL gene encoding 50S ribosomal protein L7/L12; its protein translation is MADLNALVDSLSALTVLEAAELSKMLEEKWGVSAAAAVAAPAAGGGGAAAPAAEEQTEFDVILTGDGGKKINVIKEVRAITALGLTEAKTLVESAPKAVKEGVNKEEAEKIKAQLEAAGATVEIK
- the rplJ gene encoding 50S ribosomal protein L10; protein product: MDRAQKTAAVAELNRNFAEVGVVVVTRNLGLTVAQSTVLRNKMRDAGASYKVSKNKLARIALDGTDYGSISDMLTGPIGLATSTDPVAAAKVAVEFAKTNDKFEIVGGAMGATALDVEGVKALATLPSLDELRAKIVGLLVAPATKIATITQAPAAQLARVLSAYAEKEAA
- a CDS encoding biliverdin-producing heme oxygenase, which gives rise to MSASVSARSALRAATSDHHERVDAAFSSANLADRDHYGCFLMAQAAAHLPVEEALAKGGIAGILPDWAARERGALLRADLAALGRTSPESDATLAFDDPAAMLGAVYVLEGSRLGGALLKRSVPADFPTAFLGASDSAAWRRLMAVLDERLDTDAARLIAINAAAQVFTLFERKARQFLKVT